The Pseudomonas orientalis genome contains a region encoding:
- a CDS encoding DGQHR domain-containing protein, whose protein sequence is MTEKTRHSISLVTQGKHKFYTLTIPSDILAKCCFATSRQEDPIEGFQRVLDKKRAEEIAKYIDSGLGTIPSSIVLSAQPEAELEIIGRGKTAEFNISPKSFLILDGQHRVYGFTLAKSELRVPVVIFNGLSRKDETRLFIDINSKQKGVPNELLLDIKSLAEYEGDPEQRLRELFDTMDEDAESALYNKLSRSAKAKLKISRVTFNTAMKPLLPMFEGKDQDEIFSTINNYLIAFAYNLKSIDCEDQLTNSTVFKASTAFFPSVASKLKDRFGPIYTPDNFNEVLSTAFKGSSASKFKKPGNSFNELALHLEGKLKSGFTL, encoded by the coding sequence ATGACAGAAAAGACTCGACACTCGATTAGTCTTGTTACTCAAGGCAAACATAAGTTTTATACGTTAACTATCCCCAGTGACATCCTCGCTAAATGCTGCTTTGCTACCAGCCGACAGGAAGATCCTATTGAGGGGTTTCAACGTGTTTTAGACAAAAAACGCGCGGAAGAAATTGCAAAGTATATCGACTCTGGGCTAGGTACCATTCCGAGTTCTATTGTTTTATCCGCTCAACCCGAGGCTGAGCTTGAGATAATTGGCAGGGGAAAAACTGCGGAATTCAATATCTCACCAAAATCTTTTCTAATATTAGATGGTCAGCACAGAGTCTATGGCTTTACTCTAGCAAAATCAGAGCTGAGGGTTCCAGTTGTAATATTTAACGGTCTTAGCCGAAAAGACGAAACCCGTTTATTTATTGATATAAACTCAAAGCAAAAAGGTGTACCCAACGAGCTTCTTCTAGACATTAAAAGTCTTGCGGAATACGAAGGAGATCCAGAGCAGCGTCTGCGAGAACTCTTCGACACAATGGATGAGGATGCAGAAAGCGCTCTTTATAATAAACTCTCAAGATCAGCGAAAGCAAAATTAAAAATCTCCCGCGTTACATTTAACACGGCAATGAAACCACTACTCCCTATGTTCGAAGGGAAAGATCAAGATGAAATTTTCTCAACCATCAACAATTATCTAATCGCTTTCGCCTACAACTTAAAATCTATTGACTGCGAAGATCAGTTGACTAACTCAACCGTTTTCAAAGCTTCGACAGCTTTTTTCCCTTCTGTCGCGTCAAAACTTAAAGATAGATTCGGACCAATTTACACTCCAGACAATTTCAACGAAGTTCTCTCCACAGCATTTAAAGGATCAAGCGCTTCCAAATTCAAAAAACCTGGAAACTCGTTCAACGAATTAGCTCTACACTTGGAAGGAAAATTAAAATCTGGCTTCACGCTATGA
- a CDS encoding MFS transporter yields MPPAAALPALSPAHAARNGLALTAVCLVALMFGLEISSVPVILPTLERKLGTGFQDAQWVMNAYTLACTSVLMAAGTLADRFGRRRVLVLCLWVFGLASLACGLANDASTLIVARFVQGIGAGAMMICQFAILSHLFREPAARARGFAIWGVIAGVGLGFGPMVGALILAVADWRWVFLAHVPLTLLTLVLLRISVQESRNPASHRLDIAGMLTLTLSVFALVYFITQGTEHGFATPAMLGWAGLALVALLLFVVVEKRSAHPMFDFSVFRIRRFNGALMGSIGMNFSFWPFMIYLPLYFQAGLGYDTLTTGGALLAYTLPTLLVPPLAERLALRYGAERIIPLGLATMGAGFLAMTVANLAAQPDSLLILLGCVMAGTGLALTNSPTTNTTTGAVSADRAGMASGIDFSARLITLALNIALMGLVLLLGISHHLADVLPPGTAMEWPALSQQLAAGKLDAPGLALNEARAALRSGAGWAMLFAGLGACGLALLSGYFFKQRR; encoded by the coding sequence ATGCCACCCGCCGCCGCTCTACCGGCCCTAAGCCCGGCGCATGCCGCCAGAAATGGCCTGGCGCTCACCGCCGTGTGCCTGGTGGCCCTGATGTTCGGTCTGGAAATTTCCAGCGTACCGGTCATCCTGCCCACCCTGGAACGCAAATTGGGCACGGGGTTTCAAGATGCCCAGTGGGTCATGAATGCCTACACCCTGGCCTGCACCAGCGTGCTGATGGCGGCGGGCACCCTGGCAGATCGCTTTGGCCGTCGACGCGTGCTGGTGCTGTGCCTGTGGGTGTTCGGTCTGGCTTCACTGGCGTGTGGGCTGGCCAATGACGCTTCCACGTTGATCGTGGCGCGCTTCGTCCAGGGCATCGGCGCCGGCGCGATGATGATCTGCCAGTTCGCGATTCTGTCGCACTTGTTTCGTGAACCGGCGGCACGTGCCCGGGGCTTCGCGATCTGGGGCGTGATTGCCGGCGTGGGCCTGGGGTTCGGGCCGATGGTCGGTGCGCTGATCCTGGCAGTCGCCGATTGGCGCTGGGTGTTTCTCGCCCACGTGCCGCTCACTCTGCTCACCCTGGTGCTGTTGCGCATCAGTGTGCAGGAATCCCGCAACCCGGCCAGCCATCGCCTCGATATCGCCGGCATGCTGACCTTGACGCTGTCGGTGTTCGCCCTGGTCTACTTCATCACCCAGGGCACCGAGCACGGCTTCGCCACACCGGCCATGCTCGGCTGGGCGGGCCTGGCGCTGGTGGCGTTGCTGCTGTTCGTCGTGGTTGAAAAGCGCAGCGCCCATCCGATGTTCGATTTCTCGGTGTTCCGTATCCGGCGCTTCAACGGTGCGCTGATGGGCTCGATCGGCATGAACTTCAGCTTCTGGCCGTTCATGATCTACCTGCCGCTGTATTTCCAGGCGGGCCTGGGCTACGACACCCTGACCACCGGCGGCGCCCTGCTCGCCTACACCCTGCCGACCTTGCTGGTGCCCCCATTGGCCGAACGCCTGGCCCTGCGCTACGGCGCCGAACGCATCATCCCGCTGGGCCTGGCGACCATGGGCGCGGGGTTTCTGGCGATGACCGTGGCCAATCTCGCGGCACAGCCGGACAGCCTGCTGATACTGCTCGGTTGCGTGATGGCCGGCACCGGCCTGGCGCTGACCAACTCGCCCACCACCAACACCACCACCGGCGCCGTCTCGGCTGATCGCGCAGGCATGGCCTCGGGCATCGACTTCAGCGCCCGCCTGATCACCCTGGCGCTCAATATCGCGCTGATGGGCCTGGTGCTGTTGTTGGGGATCAGCCATCACCTGGCCGATGTACTGCCGCCGGGCACGGCAATGGAATGGCCTGCCCTCAGCCAGCAACTCGCGGCGGGCAAGCTGGATGCGCCGGGATTGGCGCTCAACGAGGCCCGTGCGGCTCTGCGCAGCGGTGCCGGTTGGGCCATGCTCTTTGCAGGCTTGGGTGCGTGCGGACTGGCGCTGCTCAGCGGGTATTTCTTCAAACAGCGCCGTTAA
- a CDS encoding L-serine ammonia-lyase encodes MAISVFDLFKVGIGPSSSHTVGPMRAAATFAQALTDQQLLSETRRVEVRLYGSLSATGVGHATDRACVMGLMGEWPDQVDPTSINARIQQLRESGQLLLAGQQAIAFDWHTDLLLLVESLPYHPNAMSLHAYGDGGLLSEQTYYSVGGGFIIEAAEAASGIAPTSDVELPYDFSSAVELLALCNKHGLRVSELMMANERAWRSDEAIRSGLLHIWSVMRACVEQGLRDEGILPGGLDVPRRAAKLHRSLLEIGKPNVITSTLSAMEWVNLFALAVNEENAAGGRMVTAPTNGAAGIIPAVLHYYMKFNADASDDDVVNFFLAAAAVGILCKKNASISGAEVGCQGEVGSACAMAAAGLADILGATPEQLENAAEIGLEHNLGLTCDPVGGLVQVPCIERNAIAAVKAINATQMALRGDGKHFISLDRVIRTMRDTGADMHDKYKETSRGGLAVSWVEC; translated from the coding sequence ATGGCTATCAGTGTCTTTGATCTATTCAAGGTGGGCATCGGCCCGTCCAGCTCCCATACCGTCGGCCCGATGCGCGCTGCGGCGACCTTTGCCCAGGCGCTGACCGACCAGCAGTTGCTCAGCGAAACTCGCCGCGTCGAAGTGCGTTTATACGGTTCGCTATCCGCCACCGGCGTCGGCCACGCCACTGACCGCGCCTGCGTGATGGGCTTGATGGGCGAATGGCCGGATCAGGTCGACCCCACTTCGATCAACGCGCGCATTCAGCAACTGCGCGAGTCCGGCCAGTTGTTACTCGCCGGCCAACAGGCCATTGCCTTCGACTGGCACACCGACCTGCTCCTGCTCGTCGAAAGCCTGCCATACCACCCCAATGCCATGTCCCTGCACGCCTACGGCGACGGGGGCCTGTTGAGCGAGCAAACCTACTATTCGGTGGGCGGTGGTTTCATCATCGAAGCGGCCGAAGCCGCATCGGGCATTGCGCCGACCAGCGACGTTGAATTGCCCTACGACTTTTCCAGCGCCGTTGAACTGCTGGCCTTGTGCAACAAGCACGGCCTGCGGGTTTCGGAATTGATGATGGCCAACGAACGCGCCTGGCGCAGCGACGAAGCCATCCGCAGCGGCCTGCTGCATATCTGGTCGGTGATGCGCGCGTGCGTGGAACAGGGTCTGCGCGATGAAGGCATTCTGCCCGGTGGCTTGGACGTCCCGCGCCGCGCGGCGAAATTGCACCGCAGCCTGCTGGAAATCGGCAAGCCCAATGTCATCACGTCAACCTTATCGGCCATGGAGTGGGTCAACCTGTTCGCCCTCGCCGTCAACGAAGAAAACGCCGCCGGCGGGCGCATGGTCACCGCGCCGACCAATGGCGCGGCGGGGATCATTCCTGCCGTGCTGCATTACTACATGAAGTTCAATGCCGACGCGTCTGACGACGACGTGGTCAATTTCTTCCTGGCCGCCGCCGCCGTCGGCATCCTCTGTAAAAAGAACGCCTCGATCTCCGGTGCCGAAGTCGGCTGCCAGGGTGAAGTCGGCTCGGCCTGCGCCATGGCCGCCGCCGGGCTGGCGGATATCCTTGGCGCCACCCCCGAACAGTTGGAAAACGCCGCCGAAATCGGCCTGGAACACAACCTCGGCCTGACCTGCGACCCCGTCGGCGGCCTGGTGCAGGTGCCGTGCATCGAGCGCAACGCCATCGCAGCCGTCAAGGCGATCAACGCCACCCAAATGGCCCTGCGCGGCGATGGCAAGCACTTCATTTCCCTCGACCGGGTGATCCGCACCATGCGCGACACCGGCGCCGATATGCATGACAAGTACAAGGAAACTTCACGGGGCGGCCTGGCGGTCAGCTGGGTGGAATGCTGA
- a CDS encoding LysR substrate-binding domain-containing protein yields the protein MTRPLHGQTYVWLHVFSCAARHLSFTRCAEELHITPGAVSQQIRQLEERLGFRLFHRRARGVELSAEGQRLATVVGEAYGSIDAELQRLDAGMISGTLRLRSIPSFLGKWLTPRLPRLQQRFPDIQLRMVAEDSSVALHEGDFDLAIDLNDGSYPGLLSTALLDEQIFPVCAPSLLRGRPPLHGPADLAHFPLLHDITAWRGSYEYAEWEFYLNEIGYRDADVRRGHTFNRNHLTIEAAIAGMGVAIARRTLLNDELERGTLIVPFGLAVPNHKRYVLLYAPGALSHPGVRAVHDWLVEEAGIFRALHPLGAAPL from the coding sequence ATGACCCGGCCCCTCCATGGCCAGACCTACGTCTGGCTGCATGTTTTTTCCTGTGCTGCGCGGCACCTTTCGTTTACCCGTTGCGCCGAAGAACTGCACATCACGCCGGGGGCGGTGAGCCAGCAGATCCGTCAGTTGGAAGAGCGCCTGGGCTTCAGGCTGTTTCACCGCCGCGCACGCGGTGTGGAGCTCAGCGCCGAAGGGCAGCGCCTGGCGACGGTGGTGGGGGAGGCCTACGGCAGCATCGACGCCGAATTGCAGCGTCTGGACGCCGGGATGATCAGCGGCACCTTGCGCCTGCGCTCGATTCCGTCGTTTCTCGGCAAGTGGCTGACCCCGCGCCTGCCACGCTTGCAGCAGCGTTTTCCGGATATTCAGTTGCGCATGGTTGCCGAAGACAGCAGCGTCGCGCTGCACGAGGGCGACTTCGACCTGGCCATCGACCTGAACGACGGCAGCTATCCCGGATTGTTATCCACAGCCCTGTTGGATGAGCAGATATTTCCGGTGTGCGCCCCCAGCCTGTTGCGTGGCCGGCCGCCACTGCATGGACCGGCCGACCTTGCCCACTTTCCGTTGCTGCACGACATCACCGCCTGGCGTGGGAGTTATGAGTATGCCGAGTGGGAGTTCTACCTGAATGAAATCGGTTACCGCGATGCCGATGTGCGTCGCGGGCACACCTTCAACCGCAATCACCTGACCATCGAAGCCGCCATTGCCGGCATGGGCGTAGCCATTGCGCGGCGCACCTTGCTCAATGATGAGCTGGAGCGAGGGACCCTGATCGTGCCGTTTGGCCTGGCCGTGCCCAACCATAAACGCTACGTGCTGCTGTATGCGCCGGGTGCATTGAGTCACCCCGGCGTGCGGGCGGTGCACGACTGGCTGGTGGAAGAAGCGGGGATTTTTCGCGCCTTGCACCCGTTGGGAGCGGCGCCATTGTGA
- a CDS encoding type II toxin-antitoxin system RelE/ParE family toxin, with the protein MLIEWAPAARAQLRQITDFISDRNPVAALELNQAIEASVLALSRRPHLYRPGRVIGTREMVVHPNYLVVYQVTDSVRVLSVLHARQRYP; encoded by the coding sequence ATGCTGATTGAGTGGGCCCCCGCAGCGCGGGCACAACTCCGGCAAATTACTGATTTCATCAGCGACCGCAATCCAGTTGCAGCGCTTGAGCTAAACCAAGCAATAGAAGCCTCAGTTTTGGCGCTCTCCCGTAGACCCCATCTCTATCGCCCAGGGCGCGTTATTGGTACGCGAGAGATGGTGGTACACCCGAATTATCTGGTTGTCTATCAGGTAACAGACAGCGTTCGGGTGCTCTCAGTTTTACACGCTCGCCAGCGATATCCTTGA
- a CDS encoding SirB1 family protein produces the protein MNPRTAFFACLERSPPALFEAALWVAAEHDAAVQPLLILQAVGLLQQQVSLGMPLLPADELGQPLLRRMNDLGFAQDDLTPLRPAAALLDKVLQRKRGQPLAMGLIALELARRLDIPMVGVNFPGHFLLRVPGADHLLDPCGGRRLYPNDCRELLHRQYGPNLKLQAEHLHTAEPRSILQRLSRNLRQLYLANDEPLAALVDAERVLELGNASAADYLARASLYQRLDCPSAERFDLEHALMLSEDPIQRLRLTERLGHLPPNSVVH, from the coding sequence ATGAATCCCCGCACAGCTTTTTTCGCCTGCCTGGAGCGTTCACCCCCTGCGCTGTTCGAAGCCGCGCTGTGGGTTGCCGCCGAACACGACGCCGCCGTGCAGCCGTTGCTGATCCTGCAGGCAGTCGGCCTGTTGCAACAGCAGGTCAGCCTGGGCATGCCGCTGCTGCCGGCCGACGAACTGGGCCAACCGTTGCTGCGGCGCATGAATGACCTGGGGTTTGCCCAGGATGATTTGACCCCTTTGCGCCCCGCCGCCGCCTTGCTGGACAAGGTGTTGCAGCGCAAGCGCGGGCAACCCTTGGCCATGGGCCTGATCGCCCTGGAACTGGCGCGGCGCCTGGATATCCCCATGGTGGGCGTCAATTTCCCCGGCCACTTCCTGCTGCGGGTGCCCGGTGCCGATCACCTGCTGGACCCCTGTGGTGGCCGACGCCTGTATCCCAACGACTGTCGCGAACTGTTGCACCGCCAATACGGGCCGAATCTCAAACTGCAGGCCGAGCACCTGCATACCGCCGAGCCTCGCTCGATCCTGCAGCGGCTGTCACGTAACCTGCGCCAACTTTACCTGGCCAACGACGAACCGCTGGCCGCCTTGGTGGATGCCGAGCGCGTGCTGGAACTGGGCAATGCCAGCGCCGCCGATTACCTGGCACGCGCCAGCCTGTATCAGCGCCTGGACTGCCCGAGCGCCGAGCGCTTTGATCTGGAACACGCATTGATGCTCAGCGAAGACCCGATCCAGCGTCTGCGCCTGACCGAGCGACTCGGCCATCTGCCGCCCAATTCAGTGGTGCATTGA
- a CDS encoding phosphate-starvation-inducible protein PsiE, which yields MTQEVKWAESLRKKLHGGADSIGNLFVETFHYLALFAIGLITVWAGVSTFIGMLQQPKITIDDILLLFIYLELLAMAGIYFKTNHMPLRFLLYIGVTALIRLLISDVSHHNAPDTGILYVCGGVLLLAVSILVVRYSSSKYPSVKERSD from the coding sequence ATGACGCAAGAAGTGAAATGGGCTGAAAGCCTGCGCAAAAAGCTGCATGGTGGTGCTGATTCAATTGGTAATTTATTTGTAGAAACGTTTCACTACCTCGCCCTTTTTGCAATTGGATTAATCACTGTTTGGGCTGGAGTTTCTACATTTATAGGTATGCTTCAGCAGCCGAAAATTACAATTGATGATATTTTATTGCTATTTATCTATCTTGAATTGTTGGCCATGGCGGGCATCTATTTTAAAACAAATCATATGCCTTTGCGTTTTCTTTTATATATTGGCGTGACCGCACTCATTCGATTGTTGATCAGTGATGTTTCTCATCACAATGCACCTGATACTGGGATTCTTTATGTCTGTGGTGGTGTGTTGCTGCTGGCTGTTTCGATTCTGGTTGTTCGATATTCTTCATCAAAATACCCCTCAGTGAAAGAGAGGAGTGATTGA
- a CDS encoding HPF/RaiA family ribosome-associated protein, which yields MQIQVNSDNHIESSIRLEEWVRTTIESTLERYEEDLTRVEVYLRDENGDKPGPHDLSCRLEARPKGHQPLSVLHKADTLEQAIDGAATKLDHALEHLFGKLQGKPRAAGKNQPTTKVNEDELEQEFLEKERAVFNG from the coding sequence ATGCAAATCCAAGTCAATAGCGATAACCATATTGAAAGCAGCATCCGACTGGAGGAGTGGGTACGTACCACCATTGAGAGCACGCTCGAACGTTATGAAGAAGACCTGACCCGTGTGGAGGTCTACCTGCGGGATGAGAACGGCGACAAGCCCGGTCCCCACGATTTAAGTTGCCGCCTCGAGGCCCGGCCAAAAGGCCACCAACCGCTTTCGGTGCTGCACAAGGCCGATACGCTGGAACAAGCGATCGATGGCGCGGCCACCAAGCTCGACCATGCGCTGGAACATCTGTTCGGCAAACTGCAAGGCAAGCCCCGCGCTGCCGGTAAAAACCAGCCGACCACCAAAGTCAATGAAGATGAGCTTGAACAGGAGTTTCTGGAAAAAGAACGGGCCGTATTCAACGGCTGA
- a CDS encoding DUF3509 domain-containing protein encodes MDNPFQIITDTFSPQYRVNLSIQRLDGSIMLTLSDDSGVVAKRMISAEQRNDPQRLKRLVQSIQFGIAIEQGHSAMEILAVMTDGDNHKLLQRPPTRHLPFSVGL; translated from the coding sequence ATGGACAACCCTTTTCAGATCATCACCGACACCTTCAGCCCACAATACCGCGTCAACCTGAGCATCCAGCGGCTGGACGGCAGCATCATGCTCACCCTCTCCGATGACAGCGGCGTAGTGGCCAAGCGCATGATCAGCGCCGAACAACGCAACGACCCGCAACGGCTCAAGCGCCTGGTGCAAAGCATCCAGTTCGGTATTGCCATCGAGCAGGGTCACAGCGCCATGGAAATCCTGGCGGTGATGACGGATGGGGACAATCACAAGCTGTTGCAGCGACCGCCCACCCGCCACCTGCCTTTCAGCGTCGGGCTCTAA
- a CDS encoding YebG family protein, which produces MAVEVVYRSSRDLERLFMDKAEADRHDKMLELAELLAEVLQKAVPSLSEQQVEEAGIYMAKNRDVFAKAFKSQPDALSELLNAAAE; this is translated from the coding sequence ATGGCCGTCGAAGTGGTATACCGCAGCAGCCGAGATCTGGAGCGTTTGTTCATGGATAAAGCCGAAGCTGATCGTCATGACAAGATGCTTGAACTCGCTGAGTTGCTGGCAGAAGTGTTGCAGAAAGCCGTGCCGTCCTTGAGCGAGCAGCAGGTGGAGGAAGCCGGGATCTACATGGCGAAGAACCGCGATGTGTTTGCCAAGGCGTTCAAGAGCCAGCCGGACGCGTTGTCCGAGTTGCTGAACGCGGCGGCGGAATAA
- a CDS encoding MFS transporter: protein MHNQIASFRAALDARPVSRYQWLILVLLALLLVTDGYDAQVLGYVVPALARDWGLEKAAFGPVFSANLLGLTLGSLLVTPLADRFGVRRILLGCVLIYASLTVLMVFASSLTTLMAARFICGIGMGGAMPSAMALMSEYSPPRMRTFMVTLAACGFSFGGAAGGFVAAGFIDGFGWQAVFLAGGVTPLLLFPFLLWLLPESLPRLLRDAPPYLRLRKVTARLLPDWQPPPASEAENRQEQGSQLTVLELFRNGYARPTLLIWATFFVSLILLYFMISWLPSLLLESGLALNQANLVTSMFLFAGTLGAILMAWFADHLKSKVRLLSGVLAAAAACTVLLGLNHDNPGYLVACVFAAGFCIIGGQLTLNAFASNFYPAHVRATGTGWALGVGRFGSILGPLFGSLLLAMHIPVQQIFFFCAIPAVIAALLIIQVRSPGPTAPNTPLPGCRSELAREKR, encoded by the coding sequence ATGCACAATCAGATTGCCAGCTTTCGCGCAGCACTCGACGCCCGTCCGGTGTCGCGCTACCAGTGGTTGATCCTTGTGTTGCTGGCATTGCTGCTGGTGACCGACGGCTACGACGCCCAGGTGCTGGGCTATGTCGTGCCGGCCCTGGCCAGGGACTGGGGCCTGGAAAAAGCCGCGTTCGGGCCGGTGTTCAGCGCCAACCTCCTCGGCCTGACACTCGGCTCGCTGCTGGTAACGCCGCTGGCGGACCGCTTCGGCGTGCGACGCATCCTGCTGGGCTGTGTGTTGATTTACGCCAGCCTCACCGTGCTGATGGTGTTTGCCAGTTCATTGACCACGTTGATGGCCGCCCGCTTTATCTGCGGCATCGGCATGGGCGGCGCGATGCCCAGCGCCATGGCCCTGATGTCGGAATATTCGCCGCCACGCATGCGCACCTTCATGGTGACCCTGGCGGCCTGTGGTTTCTCGTTCGGCGGCGCGGCGGGTGGTTTTGTCGCAGCCGGGTTCATCGACGGTTTTGGTTGGCAGGCGGTGTTTCTGGCGGGTGGAGTGACGCCGTTGCTGCTGTTCCCGTTCCTGCTGTGGTTGCTGCCCGAGTCCCTGCCTCGTTTGCTGCGGGATGCGCCGCCCTACCTGCGTTTGCGCAAAGTCACCGCGCGCCTGTTGCCCGACTGGCAACCGCCGCCTGCCAGCGAAGCCGAAAACCGTCAGGAGCAGGGCAGCCAACTGACGGTGCTGGAGCTGTTTCGCAATGGCTACGCACGCCCGACGTTGCTGATCTGGGCGACCTTTTTCGTCAGCCTGATCCTGCTGTACTTCATGATCAGTTGGTTGCCTTCGCTGCTGCTCGAAAGCGGCCTGGCGCTGAACCAGGCCAATCTGGTGACCTCGATGTTCCTGTTCGCCGGCACCTTGGGCGCCATCCTCATGGCCTGGTTTGCCGACCATCTGAAAAGCAAGGTGCGACTGCTGTCCGGGGTGCTGGCGGCGGCTGCGGCGTGCACCGTGTTGCTGGGCCTGAATCATGACAACCCAGGCTATCTGGTGGCCTGCGTGTTTGCCGCCGGGTTCTGCATCATCGGCGGGCAACTGACCCTCAATGCGTTCGCCAGCAATTTCTACCCGGCGCACGTGCGCGCCACCGGCACAGGCTGGGCGCTGGGGGTAGGGCGTTTCGGATCAATCCTGGGGCCGTTGTTCGGCAGCCTGTTGCTGGCGATGCATATACCGGTGCAGCAGATCTTCTTTTTCTGCGCGATTCCTGCGGTGATTGCAGCATTGCTGATTATCCAGGTGCGCTCGCCGGGACCCACTGCACCGAACACCCCATTGCCTGGCTGTAGGAGCGAGCTTGCTCGCGAAAAACGTTAA
- the relB gene encoding type II toxin-antitoxin system RelB family antitoxin, whose amino-acid sequence MDTSFSSDIQADNEEQADSYDRWFRAKVQAALDDPNPGIPHDEVMAEMRALIESKRKQGDAD is encoded by the coding sequence ATGGACACTTCCTTTTCCTCTGATATCCAAGCAGATAACGAAGAGCAGGCCGACAGCTACGACCGCTGGTTTCGTGCCAAGGTACAGGCTGCTCTTGATGATCCAAACCCTGGCATTCCTCATGATGAGGTGATGGCGGAAATGCGTGCGCTGATTGAATCAAAACGCAAGCAAGGCGATGCTGATTGA
- a CDS encoding DUF6124 family protein yields the protein MKKITPNPPSSDSTLFSVTPEADTETLLANASETLNSAREMANTLAFDLEGPQRSLVLAIHQLVEMGGLLVDRALEQVAPA from the coding sequence ATGAAAAAAATTACTCCCAATCCCCCATCTAGCGATTCGACGCTGTTCAGTGTCACGCCTGAAGCTGATACAGAAACCTTGCTGGCAAACGCCAGCGAAACCTTGAACAGCGCCCGTGAAATGGCTAATACGCTTGCATTCGACCTTGAAGGTCCACAGCGAAGCTTGGTCCTGGCAATTCACCAACTGGTTGAAATGGGCGGTCTGCTAGTCGACCGGGCGCTTGAGCAAGTCGCACCAGCTTGA
- a CDS encoding Leu/Phe/Val dehydrogenase produces MFALMHSTRLESLHLSVDPVTGLKAIIAIHNSRLGPALGGCRYLAYPDDETALADAARLAQGMSYKAALAGLPVGGGTAVILRPAHVESRAALFEAFGRCVEQLGGRYITAIDSGTSVADMDCIAQHTRFVTSTSAAGDPAPHAAMGVFTGIRTTAMARLGSDNLEGLRVAVQGLGNVGYALAEQLHAAGAELLVSDIDHGKVQLAMEQLGAHPIANDALLSTPCDILAPCGLGAVLNRQSVGQLRCAAVAGSASAQLTSLDIADQLEGRGILYAPDYVINSGGLIYVALKHSGAELPSITAHLSNIGRRLTEIYAHAQAEKRSPARVADELAERLLYP; encoded by the coding sequence ATGTTTGCGCTCATGCACAGCACCCGCCTGGAATCGCTGCACCTGAGCGTCGACCCGGTGACCGGGCTGAAGGCGATCATCGCCATCCATAACAGCCGCCTGGGCCCTGCCTTGGGCGGCTGCCGCTACCTGGCCTATCCCGACGATGAAACAGCCCTGGCCGACGCCGCGCGCCTGGCCCAGGGCATGAGCTACAAAGCCGCCCTGGCCGGCCTGCCGGTAGGCGGCGGCACAGCGGTGATCCTGCGCCCTGCCCATGTGGAGAGTCGTGCGGCGCTGTTTGAAGCCTTCGGTCGCTGTGTCGAGCAGCTCGGCGGTCGCTACATCACCGCCATCGACAGCGGCACCTCGGTCGCCGACATGGATTGCATCGCCCAACACACCCGCTTTGTCACCAGCACCAGTGCCGCCGGCGATCCGGCGCCCCACGCTGCAATGGGTGTGTTCACCGGCATCCGCACCACCGCCATGGCCCGCCTGGGCAGCGATAACCTCGAAGGCCTGCGCGTGGCGGTGCAGGGCCTGGGCAATGTCGGTTACGCCCTGGCCGAACAGCTGCATGCGGCGGGCGCCGAACTGCTGGTCAGCGATATCGACCACGGCAAGGTGCAACTGGCCATGGAGCAACTGGGCGCGCACCCCATCGCCAACGACGCCTTGCTCAGCACCCCCTGCGACATCCTAGCCCCGTGCGGCCTGGGCGCGGTGCTCAATCGCCAGAGCGTGGGCCAACTGCGCTGCGCCGCCGTGGCCGGTTCCGCCAGCGCGCAGTTGACCAGCCTGGACATCGCCGATCAACTGGAAGGCCGCGGCATCCTCTACGCGCCCGACTACGTGATCAATTCCGGCGGCCTGATCTACGTCGCACTCAAACATAGCGGCGCCGAGCTGCCGAGCATCACCGCGCACCTGTCCAACATCGGCAGGCGCCTGACCGAAATCTACGCCCACGCCCAAGCCGAAAAACGTTCCCCGGCACGGGTCGCGGACGAACTCGCCGAGCGCCTGCTCTACCCCTGA